The following are from one region of the Flavobacteriaceae bacterium UJ101 genome:
- the hppA gene encoding inorganic diphosphatase (Sodium pump that utilizes the energy of pyrophosphate hydrolysis as the driving force for Na(+) movement across the membrane; Belongs to the H(+)-translocating pyrophosphatase (TC 3.A.10) family. K(+)-stimulated subfamily.; KEGG: fjo:Fjoh_1479 K(+)-stimulated pyrophosphate-energized sodium pump), whose amino-acid sequence MESNMILVPIAMAILGLLFMLFKMSWVKKQAVGDEKMQSISKSIKEGALAFLNAEYRLLFIFVLVASAALFGISLIVETTHWLIVPAFILGAIFSALAGNIGMRVATEANARTAEAAKTSLPKALNVSFGGGTVMGLGVAGLAVLGLSLFFWIFLGQFMADEGSFYNNMTVVLESLAGFSLGAESIALFARVGGGIYTKAADVGADLVGKVEAGIPEDDPRNPATIADNVGDNVGDVAGMGADLFGSYVATVLAAMVLGNYLIRDMSTTTQFTDSFNNMGPILLPLVIAGVGIVASIIGTFLVNIKNNEAKEKQVQAALDLGNWVAIIITAVASYFLIDYMLPDTIKMSFFGEGMKEIPSINVFWACLMGLAVGALISFVTAYYTSLGKKPVLDIVKNSSTGAATNIIAGLAVGMQSTFASVLLFAAAIYGSYTLAGFYGVALAASAMMATTAMQLAIDAFGPIADNAGGVAEMSELPDEVRERTDILDSVGNTTAAVGKGFAIASAALTALALFAAYVTFTGIDGINIFKADVLAALFVGGMIPVVFSALAMNSVGKAAMEMVHEVRRQFREIPGILEGTGTPDYAKCVDISTRAALREMLLPGLLTIITPIIIGLVFGAEPLGGYMAGVCVSGVMWAIFQNNAGGAWDNAKKSFEAGVEIDGEMTYKGSDAHKAAVTGDTVGDPFKDTSGPSMNILIKLTCLIGLVIAPILGEGHAVDEMHSSNNEIKIEATQNNQQDNVKEIVVTEVELIGKK is encoded by the coding sequence ATGGAATCAAATATGATTTTAGTGCCCATTGCAATGGCTATTTTAGGATTACTTTTCATGCTATTTAAAATGTCATGGGTAAAAAAACAAGCTGTTGGAGATGAAAAAATGCAAAGTATTTCTAAAAGTATTAAAGAAGGAGCTTTAGCCTTTTTAAATGCAGAATATAGATTACTTTTTATTTTTGTATTAGTAGCTTCTGCCGCTTTGTTTGGAATTTCTTTAATTGTGGAAACCACTCATTGGTTAATCGTTCCAGCTTTTATTTTAGGAGCTATTTTTTCTGCATTGGCAGGTAATATTGGAATGCGTGTTGCAACAGAAGCAAATGCACGTACTGCAGAAGCAGCCAAAACAAGTTTACCAAAAGCTCTAAATGTTTCTTTTGGAGGAGGAACTGTAATGGGACTAGGAGTTGCTGGTTTAGCCGTTTTAGGATTAAGTTTATTCTTCTGGATTTTCTTAGGTCAGTTTATGGCGGATGAAGGTAGCTTCTATAATAATATGACCGTTGTTTTAGAATCATTAGCAGGTTTTTCTCTTGGAGCTGAATCTATTGCTTTATTTGCTCGTGTAGGTGGAGGTATTTATACCAAGGCAGCTGATGTAGGAGCTGACTTAGTAGGTAAAGTTGAAGCAGGTATTCCAGAAGATGATCCAAGAAACCCAGCAACGATTGCAGATAATGTAGGAGATAACGTAGGAGACGTTGCAGGAATGGGAGCAGATTTATTTGGTTCTTATGTAGCAACTGTTTTAGCTGCTATGGTTTTAGGGAATTATTTAATTCGAGATATGTCTACAACAACTCAATTCACAGATAGTTTTAATAATATGGGACCTATCTTATTACCATTAGTAATTGCAGGAGTTGGTATTGTTGCATCAATTATAGGTACATTTTTAGTGAATATTAAAAATAATGAAGCAAAAGAAAAGCAGGTACAAGCTGCTTTAGATTTAGGTAACTGGGTAGCTATCATTATTACAGCTGTAGCAAGTTATTTCTTAATTGATTATATGCTTCCAGATACTATAAAAATGAGCTTCTTTGGAGAAGGTATGAAAGAAATTCCTTCTATAAACGTTTTTTGGGCCTGTCTAATGGGACTTGCGGTTGGAGCTTTAATTTCTTTTGTAACAGCTTATTATACAAGTTTAGGTAAAAAACCTGTTTTAGATATTGTTAAGAATAGTTCAACTGGTGCTGCAACCAATATCATTGCTGGTTTAGCAGTAGGAATGCAGTCTACTTTTGCTTCTGTATTACTATTTGCTGCTGCAATCTATGGTTCTTATACTTTAGCAGGTTTTTATGGAGTAGCATTAGCCGCTTCAGCAATGATGGCAACAACGGCTATGCAATTAGCTATTGATGCTTTTGGTCCTATTGCAGATAATGCAGGTGGAGTAGCAGAAATGAGTGAATTGCCTGATGAAGTTCGTGAACGTACTGATATTTTAGATTCTGTAGGAAATACAACAGCTGCCGTGGGAAAAGGTTTTGCTATTGCTTCTGCTGCTTTAACAGCTCTAGCTTTATTTGCTGCATATGTAACATTCACGGGAATTGATGGTATTAATATATTTAAAGCTGATGTATTAGCAGCATTATTCGTTGGAGGAATGATTCCAGTAGTATTTTCTGCATTAGCAATGAATTCAGTTGGAAAAGCCGCTATGGAAATGGTACATGAAGTACGTCGTCAGTTTAGAGAAATTCCAGGTATTTTAGAAGGTACAGGAACTCCAGATTATGCAAAATGTGTTGATATTTCAACAAGAGCTGCTTTAAGAGAGATGTTACTTCCAGGATTATTAACCATTATTACACCTATCATTATTGGTTTAGTATTTGGAGCAGAGCCTTTAGGAGGTTATATGGCTGGAGTATGTGTATCGGGTGTTATGTGGGCTATTTTCCAAAATAACGCAGGAGGTGCATGGGACAATGCTAAAAAGTCATTTGAAGCAGGAGTTGAAATTGATGGAGAAATGACCTATAAAGGTTCCGATGCTCATAAAGCTGCTGTAACAGGAGATACAGTTGGAGATCCATTTAAAGATACATCAGGCCCTTCAATGAATATTTTAATTAAATTAACTTGTTTAATAGGATTGGTTATTGCTCCAATTTTAGGAGAAGGGCATGCTGTTGATGAAATGCATTCTTCAAATAATGAAATTAAAATAGAAGCTACACAAAATAATCAACAAGATAATGTAAAAGAGATTGTTGTAACAGAAGTAGAATTAATAGGAAAGAAATAA